aatttgaagatcaacTTTGCCATGATTCACACTGATAGAGAGAGAAATAAGGAAAGTTATGGTCACTCCACTCAGCATCAGCAGTCTGTTGTTAGCaccagagaagaagatggtcttgctgaggaagaagacgTCATCTGTTCTACCGATGTGCAAACTGCAAGGATTGTGAAGGGTCatgttcttgatgaagaagcttctGCTGAAGCTGCTGAAGCCTTTGCTAGGACTCCTTCTAAATCTAGAAAATCATCTATGGCTTCCAAAGCTATTAGACCAATTATTGCTCATAGGGAATCCGAAATTAACTATGATAATAATAATTccgatgatgaggatgagcCTGAGTTTAATGCCTCGGAAAAAGTTATCACATTAGTCGGTAATGTTCAGGACAGAGCCGCTATTATCGTCGATGACATGATTGACAAGCATGCTGCATTTATAGCCGCTGCTGAGCATCTTAGAAAGAACTGTGGTGCAAAGCAATGCTATATTGTGGCTACACATGGTATTTTTTCAAATGACTGCTTGGAGAGATTAAACGGTTGTCCTTACATTGATGGTATCATTGTGACAAATACCTACCCGATACCCGAGGAAAAGATCCAGAAATGCAAGAAGTTGACAGTGATAGATGTTTCTCCAATTTTTGCGGAGTGCATCAGAAGGGATCACTTTGGTGAGTCCATAAGTGTCTTGTTTGATTCCCTTGCATCTGTGGTCTAATTCCTGTTGTTGTTTTTGTCTTATTCTTTGCCTTTTGATAATATATCTTTACTTGTTATCCTGTTTTCATCCTTTTTCGCTTTTCCCTTTGCTTTAGTGCgtttcatttcttttttatgTCTCACACTTTCTTATATTCCATCCAATGTCGCAGCCTGTTGTGGCTGCAGTACTATTCGTCATTCCAGATGACTAGTATTAACAGAGCATTGGTATATTGATATGTCTTATTGGGCATAGTCCGCACTTTCCTTGCGAATGGTAATCCGCCGTATTAATGCAGTAGAGGTTTGCCAAGTGAGGAATGGGTACAATTTTATTCTTTAAAAAAGCTGTAGCTGCTATTTATTACCTAGGTGAGGGACTAGCCCCGACTAACGGACTTGTAATATTCACAGGTGTGAACTTCTTAGGAAGAGAAACACGGCTGAATCTACTCCTGAGTTTCTGCAGAACCATATCCATGTCCAAATGACGAGTCAAATTGATTTTCCTGATACAAGAAATGTAGTGACGATCATCTAACTGGACGTCCAATGGATCCTGTGTATGACAGCCGGGTGAGAGTGACAGACGTATCGAATGCTTCTTGTAACCGCTGTCCTCGGATTCGTAAAGCTCAAACACGATCTGTGATAGGTAATCAAGCTCAGGAAGAGCGTTTCTTGCTATCTTCATAGGAATGTCTGACTCGTATATCACGTTGAGAAGGGTATAAATGTGTGACTCCTTAGTAAAATAAATCCGCGTAGCTGCCTTATCAGTCTCCTTAATCCCGGTAATATCCCGTAAAATTTGTTTGGCTAACGGCAGCGATGTTAATAGACCAATATCCAACTTTTCATTATCCTCAATACCGTATTCCTGCGGACaaatgaaatcaaaaagtACTTTTGAGAGTCGGTAAAGCTCTCTAAGAAGATCATACTTCGGATCGTCAAATGGAGAATTGCCATCCTCCCTCGAAGAAGGTTTGTGACTAGACGACAAAACCCAACCAATAGAACCTGCAGGATTCTGCGCAGGATCCAGAACTGAATCCTTGACCTTGAAATCATTCATAGCAAGAACATTGATTGGATATTCTTTCACAAGTGAATGAGACAATGTCTCCTTTCCTCTATAATCTTCGTCATCAAATACTCTTTGTAGGAATTCTCTGTTATGAAGAGCATCATATTTCATAGTATCGTACAACTCAGAAATCTTGGATGGGTGAACTTTGTCCACGGAAACAAACTCCTGAAACAATTTGTCCCACCGCTCCTTGAAAAGATAAGGATCTTCGCCACAGCACCAGTAAGTTTGAAAATTGTTGATATCTTTCGTGGCGAAATTCTTCTCCATgatctgatgatgatagtTCATTAACTCCACAACTCTCTTGATAACAACAAACGGTTCAGGCATCTTGGGAGGCCAGGCAAATTGTGGGGGAGCTTCTTTGCCCTGACGAAGTAATggcttcaatttctttttcactTTATCCATAAGATCTTTAGCAGCATTCGAATCATCGAGCAAATCCTTACGAACCTGCAAAAAAGCATCCGGAAGACGATCTACTGATAAgaaagattttgaaaataGTTGCGCAGAGGCCACAACACGCCTCTCCGAAGATGTGAATACTTGAACATCCTCCAACGCCTTTTGATTCAACAACTGAATATCCTGACGAAACTGTTCGCCGAGATCACTAGCCTGGTATTGGACAGAATGGGTCGGCTCGCCACCCCACTTAAGAATAAGCTGAACCTTTTCGATCTCGCCGTTCTCACTAAGGGCAGGTTTCAATTGAACCTTTGTACCTGGAAAatacatcttcttctccaatgCAGTGCCCAATTGTTCCAACTTTTTGGCATTTTCCAAGTGCTCCTCTAAAGCAACACGAACAGTCTCCAAGACTACTTTCAAATCTCTAACTTCTCTAATAATCACCTCCTCTTTATATCCTTTTAATAGAGAAATGAAGATAGGAGACCTGAACGAGTACTTGAACTTCTGCTTAGGCGTCCTATCGGCATGTCTAACTACAGAAACGAAGCCTTTGAACACccatttttgttttctttcctctgAGTGACCCACCGGTGATTCCAACGCACGCCGTCTTTTGGCAGTGATGAACATGTTTCTCAATATATCTGCGCATTTGTCGTAATACTCGTTGTTATCCTTGACAAAGGAGAATCCATTCACGTCAATCACATAACTCTTACCACAAGTTCTTAATAGATCAAATCCACAGATAGTTTGCTGAAAGTAAGTAGACACGCGGCGGGCCatctcttcctcctcttcagagAATCGAGTTACATATCTAATTTCTTTGCCATAGGTATTGCGGCGAACAATACCATCAACCACAGGGGACTTTCTAGTTTCCACATGACAATAAGTTGGACCCACAGTGTACGCCTTGACATCCTCAAAATTATCTGTGTCGATAAATCGCTCATAAATAAAAGAGCCACTGTCCCTAATTTGATTTAAAGTTGGATCAAATACCGAGGACTTATTTCCGATCTTTCTGAATAGTCTCctaccaccaccaccgtTTTTCTTGGGGTAATAAACATAAATGTTATGGTCCTCGCCATCCACTGGTTTCTCAACAAatggcttcttcattatttgGCCGTCGACTTCCAACGTATCGTCATCGATCATTCTCCATTTTGGTTCAGGGACCTCGTTGCAGGGTACACCGATCTCCAATAGTTTGTTTCTCAGATCTTCATCGACTTGAGGGCCACCATCCCTGGATATAACTAAGCGATAGGGTGTTGGAACTTTGGCAGCCTTCAATATCTCAAGACATAATCTACGGTCCCATAGGGCCTTTTGTAAGATTAGATCGTTAAGCAAAAATGGTTTGCGAAGCTTGGCATAGGCAATTGCCTTCTCTAGCGGGAAGCCGGtagagaaaaatgaaataaGAAAATCGCAAGTAGGCCAGTTCTCAATGGATTCGTCCAAAATAACCTTATCGCCAAAAATAACAGTGTCGAACTCTCCATGATTGATTAATCTGTTCAAAATTTGACGGCATGGTTTGCTGAGAACTTTGTTGTCCATGGCACAAACTCCAATAGTTCCCACTTTCTGTTTCCTAGGAAATCGATGCTCAGGCAGAGATGCAGAGAACGATCTGGACTTTTTCCCGAACTTTGCTTCAGACTGTTGCTGAACGTTGATAAAACTGCCTGAATTTGATCCTCCTTCGACAGAGCTTGGTGAAGATGTcagaggagaagttgaggtATCCATTAGATGAGAGGCCTCGGCAACTGCAGTATGCGCTCCTGTTGTTCCGGTCGTTATCATTTGGGGTATTGCAGATGTTCCTGATCGTGTATGTGATATACTTAATGAGCTGATATTGGAAGCTGTACGTGACAAGGGATTCTGTGCAGGACTTACTACTTCGGATTTCGAAAGAACAGGAGAAAAACCTTCTAGAATAGGAGCAATCGATGCCGCAGCTTTACGATGCTGTTCAAGAGAGTCAATAGTTAATGGGTCACCAGTATCTTCCATATTTTCATCCACTGAGATCATAGCTGTACGTTCCCTAAGCGAATCTATCGAAGAGGCAGAGTTCGTGGACATAGCCCTGCTGGATTGTTTTCGAGATGCAGCGCCCGAAGTACCAGTGATTGGGATAGCCTGACGGCCTGTATATTCTTGTGAGCTCTGGGATCTGGTATCCTTATCCGCAGATGACATGCTCTAAAGAAATTTTCGATGCTGGAATTATATTCAAAgtaaaagaggaagaaaatgtGGTTTCCGATCTtgttttgagaagaagggcTGTGGAAGGTTGAAGTTTGTAGGAGCTATATTTATTCAGGCGCTGCTCTTGCACATGCTCATGCAGTGTTAGTCGATCGGCGGGTCTGTTGTTATATTAAATGATTACTGTATGCCacgaagaagatgtatTTTGTACATTTGGTTTTGCTGGATATATATGTATTCAATTATACTGTAGTGTATTGTTTTGTTTCTGAGATACATTCACTAAGTGTCTGCTCTGAATATTATGTCTCGTCCTTTAAATCCTTTTACAATTTGCGTGCGAAGCTcaaagtgaaaagtcaccgaaatttttttttaggatttttttttatttatcATTGTAATAAAACTGTTAATCCTAatcttcttgaatcttGTTAAACCTTTCAGCTTTTCAAACATGGTTGTGccagttgaagaaaagaagagaaagctcGAAGCAGATTTGGGATCCTCGAAGGTGACTCGCTATTCCCATatcttctctcctttcaGAACCATAGGTCACGTTTCTGATGGTACCCCGTTTGCAGTGGGTACCTTAGGACAGACTTTTTACATAGCTACTGTGGTAGGCCgatctttccaaatttATGATGCTGcaactcttcatcttttgtTTGTGTCCAATGTACAAACACCGGAACGCATTACCTCCATTGAAGCTCATTTCCAATATGTTTTCTGTACGTACGGCAAGAGAATAGGTATCTTTTGCAGAGGAAGACTTGAACATGAGTTGAGCCTACCTGAATCAGCTACTGAATCAATCCTAAAGATTACCGTTTTTGGAAGTTATCTTGTTGCATCTACGATGTCTACCTTATATGTGTTTGAAAAGGAGACTTCAGAATCAAAGTATGCCACAGATTATTATTCCTCCATCCCTCTGAATTCCGGCTATGGTTCAATCATGGACACGGCTCATTTACCCACCCATGTCAACAAAATACTTGTCGCTACATCGTCTTGCTTGGTTGTGGTGAACGTTAGAACTACCAAGATCTTATATACTACTGAAAAGGAGATGTTTGGTGCAATCACATGTATTGAGCCCACTCCAGCCCTTGATGTCATCGCTGTTGGCAACGATGTTGGTGAATTTACCGTTTACAATATTCGGAAAAATAAGATTTTGCAGCATGCCTCAACAGGATCATGCAGCCAGATAACTTCGTTGTCCTTCCGCACGGATGGAACTCCTCACTGTGTATGCTCTCTCCGTTCAGGTCAGCTTTTCTTCTATGACTTGGCTCGAAAATGTCGAGTCCATATTCTTCGTAATGCCCATCAAGAGGCATATGGTGGTGCTACGAAATCTCTTTTCCTCAATGGTCAGTCTATTGTAGTTTCAACAGGTCCCGATAATACAATCAAGGAATTTGTATTTGATCCTGTTCTCTCGACAACTAATAGCTCCGTCGTGTCCCCTCCTAGGCATCTTAGATCTCGTGGGGGTCACTCTGCTCCGCCTACATGTCTTTTATTTGCCGATGATGATTCTCATTATATCCAATCCGCTTCACAGGATAAGTCTCTTTGGATGTTTTCTTTGCGGAAAGACGCTCAGTCCCAAGAAATGTCCCAAAAACAGTCTCGTGAAAAGAATGGTAAACGTGTTGCCGGTGTTGTATCTCAATATAAGGATAAGTTTCCTCCTATTCTCATGATTGCTCAAGAAAATTCCAGAGAGGGTGAGTGGGATAATGTTCTTACTGCCCATCAGGAAGAGACATTTGCCAGAACTTGGAGCTCTCGTAATAGAAAAATTGGTAAACATCAGCTTGCCACGATAGACGGAGGTGTTGTTAAATGTGTCGCCATGACTCAATGTGGAAACTTCGGTCTTGTCGGTTCCAGTAAGGGTGGCATAGGTGTCTATAACATGCAGAGTGGAATTCTGAGAAAGCTGTATAGACTTCACAAAAAGGCTGTTACCGGtgttgctgttgatggCATGAATAGGAAAATGGTTTCTTGCGGTATAGATGGTATTGTTGGTTTCTACGATTTCTCAAAGTCACGTTTCCTTGGTAAAATGCAGTTAGAAGCCCCAATCACACAGCTTGTGTACCATAGATCTTCTGATCTAGTTGCTTTGGCACTTGATGATATGTCTATTGTAGTCATTGATGTTTCCATGCAACGAATTGTTCGTCGATTATATGGTCATCGAAATAGAATCACTGCAATGGATTTCACTCCCAACGGCCGCTGGCTTGTGTCCGCCTCTCTTGATGGCACTATTCGTACTTGGGATCTTCCTACTGGTGGATGCATTGATGGCATTAAGCTTGATAATGTTGCCACGTGCCTTAAAATATCTCCTCATGGAGACTATATGGCCACCTCTCATGTCAATGGAGTTGGTATATCCTTATGGACCAATAAGGCCCAATTCCATCCTGTTTCCACCAAAAATATTGAGGATGAATCTGAGTTTGCCAATATGATGCTTCCAAACATCAGTGGTGATGGAGGCTCCTCGGTGCTTGAAGGTGCGTTTGTTGAGAATGATGCTTCAGATGGTTCTCAAGGAGGCATTTATATATCGGCTGATCAGATCGACTCGACCCTTGTTACTCTTTCTCATTGCTCTAGAGGCAAATTTTCTACCTTACTTCATCTTGATAACATCAAACTAAGAAACAAACCAGTTGAACCTCCTAAGAAACCCGAGTCGGTTCCATTCTTTATGGGGCTCGGTGGTGACGTTGTTGGTGATAAGGCAAAGGTTGCAGAAGAGAATGGGAATGGCTCTCAGAGAGCAGATGAAAATGTTCAGAATGTTCAGATGGAGTCTTCGAAGCTTCTCGATCTTAGGAGCAATGAAGGTGTCAAATTTGAATCCAAATTTACCAACCTTTTGCGTACCGCAGGCCAGGCCAGTGATGGAAATTACTCCGCCTTTATAGAATACTTGGTAGACTCATCTCCTGCTAGCACGGACTTGGAAGTGAGATCCTTGTCAACATCTGCTCCGTATGACGAAATTTTCTGGTTCTTCCAGGCGTTAAGCTTTGGTTTCCATCAGAACACTAACTTTGAAATTTTAACTGTCATAATGACCATGTTTTTGAGATTCCATGGTGACACCCTTCATAATATTAGAAGTCTTGCCGTTGATGGCAAGAACAGTGATTCCCTTAGAGTTGTTGCGGCCATAGATGAACTTACTTTAGTCAGTTCTACCGAGAATGATAAGATGGACCAACTTGTCAAGTACTCTTCCGGCGTTGTTAACTTTATTACCACTGCATGAACTAGATATACTAATATAATTTTTTTGGCATGATACAAAACTACTTCATGTTGCGTGAGCAACCGTAATGAATCACTGTCCCGTCTGGAAGTAGATTTAGAATTGAAGTGGCACCAAATGTCTTTTGGCACACAGGACAGGTTGAATGGGCAGTGAGTGTGAAATGCTCATTTTGTAGCCGAAGTTTGTTGTATTTAGAGTTGATCATGCGGGATTTCAACAACTCGCTTTCTAACGTGGTAGATTTCATATCCGAGTTGATGTTTCTCAAGTTCATCTCCAAAAATGGTGTAATAATTTTGAGAGGAATCGTATCAGGAAGTCTTTCGGTGATGGATGCAGGATCCAAAAAGCTCAATCTTACATCATTAAGAAAACTCAGAATGGAAGCAGTGTCTCCTCCATCCAGATAGATCGTCAAAAGCTTGTAAATGAGACTGACTCCTTTCTCCGGATTCTCATCTCGTACATCTAAGCAGTACGTCACTGCGCCTCTATTATCGttcaaatcatccaaaAATATATGTAAAGCGTCCTCGTGTCTGGCCAGCCTGCGGAGCGGGTCTATCTTCAACCTCAAAATCAATTTTTTCTGTTTATCATCAAGAGAAGACTTTTCCAAATCGTTCAACCTCTTCAGGGTCTTTCCTGTATTGTAATTACCCAATTTGTACAATTTGTAAACTGAGTTGTAAATTCTTGAGAGATCTTGATCGAAATAAAATCCCAGCAAAGCATTAACAAGCCTTTCATCATGATCATCTAACCCAAAAATAGCATACTCAAGATATGGTATGCGAACATCAGTCCAGTTATGCCTTTGAGCATAGGAAAGTACATTAAGCCTGTCCAATCCCACGGATTCGCTAGAGTTATTCATAAAAATCATTTTAAAGTAGCCAGAATCTAGTTCAATCAACTTGCGTGAATACTTTAGAATCAAGGCGAGATTCTTGTTGGTTAATTTCTGTAAGTACCGTACCATGTACTCGGCATTGAATATCAGCGATAGGGAGCTGTTTCTGTCATCGAGGTTATCTATTCCTTGATTTTCAAAACAAAGCCTTTCTAAAAGTTGCAAAGCCTTTTCGTGCGCTCCTCTAACATAATAGAAGTCGATTAATTCGCTATGCAATTTCAATTTCAGACATTTATCCTCAACGGCTTCAAAACTGCAGTAATTGGGGATTCTGAAAAACGGGCCAATCATTCTGGGGTTAGTAATAATATAGCAGACAAGCAAGTGATCATCTATTAATCTTAAATTGTCTGTGGCTGATAAATCCGAGTCCGTTTGAAGCTCTTCGTAAAGGGATAGCGATATGGTGTATCCATGCCATTGGAATTTCGGTTGATCTGGATCGAGCAACCGTGTGAGTTTTCGTCTTGAATCGGTCAAGTATGTTATAAGTTCATTGAGcatcttttcatctttgcGCTTGATGTGTAGCCCTGAAATTTGTCTTCGTGTAACTGACTGAGCATCAGATGTCATGGTAGATATCTCTGGCTTGACATCTTTGGTGCCGTTTATATCATTTGTTGCCTCTGCAAGAAGTAGTTCAAaattcttctcctttaaaAATTCTTTAATCCTTTCTGGAAGATGCTGGAGAACATAGCTAGGCGAGGCAATGAATTCAATGAATAGCCTCATTGCTTGGTCGAATTTACCGGTCTCTAAAAGTTCCTGAGCCTTTAATAGCTGAAATTTCCGAAGTTTCATGAACTTAAGCTGCCTTGCCGAATGGCTATGTTCGACGGTTTGAATTATATTATCCTCGACACCCTCGTCTAGAATTATGGGGTTTAACTTCTCAAGTAGGCAGATAGCATTGTTGAAATCCttaatttcttcaaattgagATAGCTGGTAGTTGTAGTTAGTCCTTAGAAATTTGAATACACCATTGGTGGTAATTAAAAGCATGTTCTTTGAGTTTATTTCTACCCTCAGCACATTTCCTAGCTTTTTAGGATTCCATACTCCTAGCCGTTGTACCAGACTGAAGTCTTCCAAGTTGTGAATCTCTATTGAATTTCCGTACACTACAACAATGTAAGGAAACCAGTACTTGACAGCCTTGAGCTTATTCTGGCTACCACTTCTAGCAGCAGCCGTAGAATATTGACTTACCGGCATTGGATTCTTAAAGTCAATGGAATGGCAACTGCGATGAAACGTTATTGGTTCCAAGCTATTGTTCATTTTGATCAAATTACCATCTTTGAGTACAACCAATTGCTTATCATTTACGGTTTTGAATGCTTCCGTAATGGAGTTATTAGTGGctccaaaaaaaaaggaggattttgatattgatgaaagattACCGTTGCCACTAAGAAACTGAAACTGTATCGGGTTCGTTATTCCTGTATTGatattcatcttcacaAAATCACCACTTTCCAGTGCTATCAAAAGCGTCTCGTAGTTGAGGAATTGTAGAAGGCATATTTTGTCAGATAGTTTGAACTCGAGCTTAGTTTCGAAGTCTTTCAACCCCCATCTGAGTACTACCAGATTCCGTTTAGACACCATGCAAAGATAATGGCAGTTGGAATGGGTTTCTATGAACTTTTTTTCGGTACCAGTTTTGGGTCTATTTTGAAATTTCACAGTCGCTAGTGATATAGAGTCTTCATCCTGGTTATCGTATTCGCTGTCTTCCTCATTAATGTCACCCCCCATATCAATGCCAGAAAAGGATGAATTGGCAAGAATAGCGTTACTATCGGTGTCAGACCACGTTTTTATAAGATTGAAGTTAAACTCTTGGAAGCTATCTACCAATTTCAATTGATGTTTGGAGTTTATGGAATAAATTTGCACCGTTTTGTTACTGAGAAGCACAAGGTAGTTCAAGTACTCTAGATACTCGATTTGAGTAACTGGATTTTCTAGTTGTAAACTATTGATAAGAGTAGgctcctcttcttcaattttagAGAAATCTAGTGTACCTGTGCCAGACTCCTGTGACTTTTCGTTAACGACATCCTGCTTGGTAGGGAGTTGAAAGAGCAAGAGCTTGCCATCTGATAGGCCCAAGAATAATTGGTTGTTAGAGGAAAGGGACGAAGCAGTAATTCTGAGACTCGGATTATCCGAGAGTTCGCTGATCTTGAATGAAGATGCTGGAATAGCGGCTTCGATCATTGGCCCGTTAAGAAAGGGGTAACCAAACGCAAATTAAAAAACCCTTAGAAACATGTTGATAAATGAATATGCGCGTGAAAAAGATGCAGTTAATGATTTTGGAACCACTACTCCTTTTAGTCTCCATTAGCTTCGGTATGTCCGACAAAGCGCTTGAAGAGCAATTTCAGCAGGCACACCAAACAATAAAAGCCAATGCCCAGTTAACGGCACGGTACAAGAAATATCTAAGTCGAACGCTATCATCATTTACTTCGCCTACAACCCAATCTTCCGTGCAGGTATCCGAGACCAGTGAAGGTTCAAACAGCTCACAATTCAGGGACGGTTCATTAGAAACACCATTGTCTTCAAAAGTAGAAGTTATCTATGAAAATCAGAAACAGATCGCCAAACAGAAAGAGGACTTAGATGCAGAGATGAAGCGATTACAAAGACTCAGCAAGGAGGTTAAGCATAGTATGGCCAAGACTAGGAGAAGATTACAAGAGAATCATCTAGTAACGTTTAGTAATGGACGTGTGAGTGGGAAAGAGGAAGTTAATGATTTGGTACAAAGGAAAGCGGAAATCGTCAATCAGCAAATTTGTATTCTAGAAAACTGCATGAGAATGGTTGAAATAAATAAAAGCGTACCGGCACTGGCGGTCAAAAGAGGTCTCTTTGGATAATAAAGGGtataaataaaatattGGTACATGTGCGATTTCTCTATATGAGTTCCCATCATTAAAttaacaacaacaacaacaaaagaagaaaagcgTTCCCCTCCCCTCCCTCCGAATCAATCAATTAACATGATTAGGACGTTGTGATACAGATCCGGTATCAAAGGTTCTGCTCCAGTTCCAGCCAACCTCTAGGACCTTCATTAGATCTCTGAGATTCAATGGATGTTTCAACGCTCGGTTCTGAACCACTAAATTTCGATATACTATGGGATAATCTCTGGAAACCACATGATTTCTAA
The sequence above is a segment of the Brettanomyces nanus chromosome 4, complete sequence genome. Coding sequences within it:
- the PRS1_2 gene encoding ribose-phosphate pyrophosphokinase 1 (BUSCO:EOG093421B6), whose translation is MRKCKVFVGNSHPKLGKLVCERLGIEPAPVSLKNFANGETSVQIGVSVRDEDVYIIQSGSSETNDHIMELLILISACKGGSAAKITAVIPSFPYAKQSKMKKHRGAITARMLANLLIMAGADHVVSMDLHASQMQGFFSKPVDNLYAGPTLAKWIRHNIENYQDAVVVSKNPGGAKRVTSLADNLKINFAMIHTDRERNKESYGHSTQHQQSVVSTREEDGLAEEEDVICSTDVQTARIVKGHVLDEEASAEAAEAFARTPSKSRKSSMASKAIRPIIAHRESEINYDNNNSDDEDEPEFNASEKVITLVGNVQDRAAIIVDDMIDKHAAFIAAAEHLRKNCGAKQCYIVATHGIFSNDCLERLNGCPYIDGIIVTNTYPIPEEKIQKCKKLTVIDVSPIFAECIRRDHFGESISVLFDSLASVV
- the VIP1 gene encoding inositol hexakisphosphate and diphosphoinositol-pentakisphosphate kinase (BUSCO:EOG09340DYO~EggNog:ENOG41), encoding MSSADKDTRSQSSQEYTGRQAIPITGTSGAASRKQSSRAMSTNSASSIDSLRERTAMISVDENMEDTGDPLTIDSLEQHRKAAASIAPILEGFSPVLSKSEVVSPAQNPLSRTASNISSLSISHTRSGTSAIPQMITTGTTGAHTAVAEASHLMDTSTSPLTSSPSSVEGGSNSGSFINVQQQSEAKFGKKSRSFSASLPEHRFPRKQKVGTIGVCAMDNKVLSKPCRQILNRLINHGEFDTVIFGDKVILDESIENWPTCDFLISFFSTGFPLEKAIAYAKLRKPFLLNDLILQKALWDRRLCLEILKAAKVPTPYRLVISRDGGPQVDEDLRNKLLEIGVPCNEVPEPKWRMIDDDTLEVDGQIMKKPFVEKPVDGEDHNIYVYYPKKNGGGGRRLFRKIGNKSSVFDPTLNQIRDSGSFIYERFIDTDNFEDVKAYTVGPTYCHVETRKSPVVDGIVRRNTYGKEIRYVTRFSEEEEEMARRVSTYFQQTICGFDLLRTCGKSYVIDVNGFSFVKDNNEYYDKCADILRNMFITAKRRRALESPVGHSEERKQKWVFKGFVSVVRHADRTPKQKFKYSFRSPIFISLLKGYKEEVIIREVRDLKVVLETVRVALEEHLENAKKLEQLGTALEKKMYFPGTKVQLKPALSENGEIEKVQLILKWGGEPTHSVQYQASDLGEQFRQDIQLLNQKALEDVQVFTSSERRVVASAQLFSKSFLSVDRLPDAFLQVRKDLLDDSNAAKDLMDKVKKKLKPLLRQGKEAPPQFAWPPKMPEPFVVIKRVVELMNYHHQIMEKNFATKDINNFQTYWCCGEDPYLFKERWDKLFQEFVSVDKVHPSKISELYDTMKYDALHNREFLQRVFDDEDYRGKETLSHSLVKEYPINVLAMNDFKVKDSVLDPAQNPAGSIGWVLSSSHKPSSREDGNSPFDDPKYDLLRELYRLSKVLFDFICPQEYGIEDNEKLDIGLLTSLPLAKQILRDITGIKETDKAATRIYFTKESHIYTLLNVIYESDIPMKIARNALPELDYLSQIVFELYESEDSGYKKHSIRLSLSPGCHTQDPLDVQLDDRHYISCIRKINLTRHLDMDMVLQKLRSRFSRVSLPKKFTPVNITSPLVGASPSPR
- a CDS encoding uncharacterized protein (BUSCO:EOG093408C9), giving the protein MYKHRNALPPLKLISNMFSLSLPESATESILKITVFGSYLVASTMSTLYVFEKETSESKYATDYYSSIPLNSGYGSIMDTAHLPTHVNKILVATSSCLVVVNVRTTKILYTTEKEMFGAITCIEPTPALDVIAVGNDVGEFTVYNIRKNKILQHASTGSCSQITSLSFRTDGTPHCVCSLRSGQLFFYDLARKCRVHILRNAHQEAYGGATKSLFLNGQSIVVSTGPDNTIKEFVFDPVLSTTNSSVVSPPRHLRSRGGHSAPPTCLLFADDDSHYIQSASQDKSLWMFSLRKDAQSQEMSQKQSREKNGKRVAGVVSQYKDKFPPILMIAQENSREGEWDNVLTAHQEETFARTWSSRNRKIGKHQLATIDGGVVKCVAMTQCGNFGLVGSSKGGIGVYNMQSGILRKLYRLHKKAVTGVAVDGMNRKMVSCGIDGIVGFYDFSKSRFLGKMQLEAPITQLVYHRSSDLVALALDDMSIVVIDVSMQRIVRRLYGHRNRITAMDFTPNGRWLVSASLDGTIRTWDLPTGGCIDGIKLDNVATCLKISPHGDYMATSHVNGVGISLWTNKAQFHPVSTKNIEDESEFANMMLPNISGDGGSSVLEGAFVENDASDGSQGGIYISADQIDSTLVTLSHCSRGKFSTLLHLDNIKLRNKPVEPPKKPESVPFFMGLGGDVVGDKAKVAEENGNGSQRADENVQNVQMESSKLLDLRSNEGVKFESKFTNLLRTAGQASDGNYSAFIEYLVDSSPASTDLEVRSLSTSAPYDEIFWFFQALSFGFHQNTNFEILTVIMTMFLRFHGDTLHNIRSLAVDGKNSDSLRVVAAIDELTLVSSTENDKMDQLVKYSSGVVNFITTA
- a CDS encoding uncharacterized protein (BUSCO:EOG09340C0O); translated protein: MIEAAIPASSFKISELSDNPSLRITASSLSSNNQLFLGLSDGKLLLFQLPTKQDVVNEKSQESGTGTLDFSKIEEEEPTLINSLQLENPVTQIEYLEYLNYLVLLSNKTVQIYSINSKHQLKLVDSFQEFNFNLIKTWSDTDSNAILANSSFSGIDMGGDINEEDSEYDNQDEDSISLATVKFQNRPKTGTEKKFIETHSNCHYLCMVSKRNLVVLRWGLKDFETKLEFKLSDKICLLQFLNYETLLIALESGDFVKMNINTGITNPIQFQFLSGNGNLSSISKSSFFFGATNNSITEAFKTVNDKQLVVLKDGNLIKMNNSLEPITFHRSCHSIDFKNPMPVSQYSTAAARSGSQNKLKAVKYWFPYIVVVYGNSIEIHNLEDFSLVQRLGVWNPKKLGNVLRVEINSKNMLLITTNGVFKFLRTNYNYQLSQFEEIKDFNNAICLLEKLNPIILDEGVEDNIIQTVEHSHSARQLKFMKLRKFQLLKAQELLETGKFDQAMRLFIEFIASPSYVLQHLPERIKEFLKEKNFELLLAEATNDINGTKDVKPEISTMTSDAQSVTRRQISGLHIKRKDEKMLNELITYLTDSRRKLTRLLDPDQPKFQWHGYTISLSLYEELQTDSDLSATDNLRLIDDHLLVCYIITNPRMIGPFFRIPNYCSFEAVEDKCLKLKLHSELIDFYYVRGAHEKALQLLERLCFENQGIDNLDDRNSSLSLIFNAEYMVRYLQKLTNKNLALILKYSRKLIELDSGYFKMIFMNNSSESVGLDRLNVLSYAQRHNWTDVRIPYLEYAIFGLDDHDERLVNALLGFYFDQDLSRIYNSVYKLYKLGNYNTGKTLKRLNDLEKSSLDDKQKKLILRLKIDPLRRLARHEDALHIFLDDLNDNRGAVTYCLDVRDENPEKGVSLIYKLLTIYLDGGDTASILSFLNDVRLSFLDPASITERLPDTIPLKIITPFLEMNLRNINSDMKSTTLESELLKSRMINSKYNKLRLQNEHFTLTAHSTCPVCQKTFGATSILNLLPDGTVIHYGCSRNMK